The Tenrec ecaudatus isolate mTenEca1 chromosome 6, mTenEca1.hap1, whole genome shotgun sequence genome has a window encoding:
- the ARSA gene encoding arylsulfatase A: protein MGALWPLALALAGLTAAGPPNFVIIFADDLGYGDLGAYGHPSSATPNLDQLAAGGLRFTDFYVPVSLCTPSRAALLTGRLPVRMGMYPGVLEPSSKGGLPLEEVTLAEVLEAHGYLTGIAGKWHLGVGPEGAFLPPHQGFHRFLGIPYSHDQGPCQNLTCFPPDTLCEGSCDQGLVPIPLLANLSVEAQPPWLPGLEARYLAFAQDLMADAKRQGRPFFLYYASHHTHYPQFSGKSFVGLSGRGPFGDSLMELDAVVGALMATIGDLGLLRDTLVIFTADNGPETMRMSHGGCSGLLRCGKGTTYEGGVREPALAFWPGHITPGVTHELASSLDLLPTLAALAEAPLPNVTLDGFDLSPVLMGTGKSPRKSLVFYPSYPNEVQGVFAVRSGKYKAHFFTQGSVQSDTTADPACQATSPLTAHEPPLLFDLSTDPGENYDLLGGVPLVSPEVLQALKEIQLLKAQFDAEITFSPSQMTQGEDPALQICCRPGCKPWPVCCSCPDQGPNLGLSRKPQLHPKPQALPQPEAPSQSQPFLQSQSKSQAMSQLEPHPELQPLPKHPEIRPHLELHPGPPRGLDHL, encoded by the exons ATGGGGGCGCTGTGGCCCCTCGCGCTGGCCCTGGCTGGCCTGACCGCGGCCGGCCCTCCGAACTTCGTGATCATCTTTGCCGACGACCTTGGCTATGGGGACCTAGGAGCCTACGGCCACCCCAGCTCCGCCACCCCCAACCTGGACCAGCTGGCCGCAGGGGGACTGCGGTTCACCGACTTCTACGTCCCGGTGTCCCTGTGCACGCCCTCGCG GGCTGCCCTCCTGACTGGCCGGCTCCCTGTTCGAATGGGCATGTACCCTGGAGTCCTGGAGCCCAGCTCCAAGGGGGGGCTGCCCCTGGAGGAGGTGACCCTGGCTGAGGTCCTGGAAGCCCACGGCTACCTTACAGGAATTGCTGGAAAGTGGCACCTCGGGGTGGGGCCTGAGGGGGCCTTTCTGCCCCCACACCAGGGCTTCCACCGCTTCCTGGGTATTCCATACTCCCACGACCAG GGCCCCTGCCAGAACCTCACGTGCTTCCCACCGGACACCCTGTGTGAGGGCAGCTGTGACCAAGGCCTGGTCCCTATCCCACTGCTGGCCAACCTCTCTGTGGAGGCGCAGCCCCCCTGGCTGCCGGGGCTCGAGGCTCGCTACCTGGCCTTTGCCCAGGACCTCATGGCTGATGCGAAACGTCAGGGCCGCCCCTTCTTCCTCTACTACGCTTCCCAC CACACCCACTACCCCCAGTTCAGCGGGAAGAGCTTTGTGGGGCTCTCTGGCCGGGGGCCATTTGGGGACTCCCTGATGGAGCTGGACGCTGTTGTGGGGGCTCTGATGGCCACCATTGGGGACCTGGGGCTGCTCAGGGACACACTCGTCATCTTCACTGCTGACAACGG GCCTGAGACCATGCGCATGTCCCATGGCGGCTGCTCCGGCCTCCTGCGTTGCGGGAAGGGGACCACCTATGAAGGGGGCGTCCGAGAGCCAGCCCTGGCCTTCTGGCCAGGCCACATCACTCCTG GGGTGACCCACGAGCTGGCCAGCTCTCTGGACCTGCTGCCCACTCTGGCTGCCCTAGCTGAGGCCCCACTGCCTAATGTCACCCTGGATGGCTTTGACCTCAGCCCTGTGCTGATGGGCACAGGCAAG AGCCCCCGGAAGTCTCTTGTCTTCTACCCGAGCTACCCCAATGAAGTCCAGGGGGTCTTCGCTGTCCGGAGTGGAAAGTATAAGGCTCACTTCTTCACCCAGG GCTCTGTCCAGAGTGACACCACTGCCGACCCGGCCTGCCAAGCCACAAGCCCGCTGACCGCCCATGAGCCCCCACTGCTCTTTGACCTATCCACGGACCCAGGCGAGAACTACGACCTCCTGGGGGGCGTGCCCCTGGTCTCCCCAGAGGTGCTGCAGGCTCTGAAGGAGATCCAGCTGCTCAAAGCCCAGTTTGATGCGGAAATCACTTTCAGCCCCAGCCAGATGACCCagggggaggacccagccctgcaGATCTGCTGCCGGCCTGGCTGCAAGCCCTGGCCAGTTTGCTGCTCCTGCCCGGACCAGGGCCCCAACTTGGGCCTCAGTAGAAAACCCCAGCTCCAtcctaagccccaggccctgccccagcctgaggccccATCTCAGTCTCAACCTTTTCTGCAATCCCAGTCCAAGTCCCAGGCCATGTCCCAGCTGGAGCCCCACCCTGAGCTCCAGCCTCTCCCTAAGCACCCTGAGATCCGGCCCCATCTTGAGCTTCATCCTGGTCCCCCCAGAGGCCTGGACCATTTGTGA